The following proteins are co-located in the Micromonospora coriariae genome:
- a CDS encoding GMC oxidoreductase: protein MPRPGAEEPLSAPGPSLPDHHRRANRLRRLGAYSDNAWDYAAIAEMSGGYWHPVDTCATGPDSGPAVVAGAGGRIHKLSNVYVAAASLMPVIPRANTHLTTVPLTARLAESIG, encoded by the coding sequence ATGCCACGGCCCGGCGCGGAGGAACCACTCTCCGCGCCGGGCCCGTCCCTGCCGGACCACCATCGGCGCGCCAACCGACTACGACGCCTGGGCGCCTACTCCGACAATGCGTGGGACTACGCCGCGATTGCCGAGATGTCCGGTGGGTACTGGCATCCCGTCGATACCTGCGCGACGGGACCGGACAGTGGTCCCGCGGTGGTGGCGGGTGCCGGCGGGCGCATACACAAACTGTCCAACGTGTACGTCGCGGCCGCCTCGCTGATGCCGGTGATCCCACGGGCCAACACCCACCTGACCACTGTCCCGCTCACCGCTCGCCTGGCGGAGTCCATCGGGTGA
- a CDS encoding CGNR zinc finger domain-containing protein, which yields MPLDVCQLPLVGGHTALDLVNTLERGGSSPHDFLSDGSALLRWSVRVGMIIDVEADQVGRAWREEPASAHAGLAAVRDIREGLYLVMLAVIADADGGTAGDPVAAGAALVALHQRWSGAAARARFVLDSSRVRLAYGTVPAMLLPDRIAEAALDVMLAADLTRVRRCPVLEGGCGWLFLDQSRNGSRRWCRMADCGNAVKARRLTERRRAARPPRS from the coding sequence ATGCCACTCGACGTGTGTCAGCTGCCGTTGGTCGGCGGGCACACGGCACTCGATCTGGTCAACACCCTCGAGCGAGGGGGCAGTTCGCCTCACGACTTCCTGTCCGACGGTTCCGCGTTGCTGCGCTGGTCGGTCCGGGTGGGGATGATCATCGATGTGGAGGCGGACCAGGTTGGCCGGGCGTGGCGCGAGGAGCCCGCGTCGGCGCACGCGGGACTGGCAGCCGTGCGGGACATCCGTGAAGGGCTGTACCTCGTGATGCTTGCGGTAATCGCTGACGCGGACGGTGGTACGGCGGGTGACCCTGTCGCGGCCGGCGCCGCGCTGGTCGCACTACATCAGCGCTGGTCCGGCGCGGCTGCCCGAGCAAGATTCGTGCTCGATTCGTCGCGGGTACGGCTGGCCTACGGCACGGTGCCGGCCATGTTGTTGCCCGACCGGATAGCCGAGGCCGCCCTCGACGTCATGCTGGCGGCCGACCTGACCCGGGTGCGCCGTTGCCCGGTGCTCGAAGGTGGCTGCGGCTGGCTGTTCCTCGATCAGAGCCGCAACGGTTCCCGTCGCTGGTGCCGCATGGCCGACTGCGGCAACGCGGTCAAGGCGCGACGGCTCACCGAGCGTCGCCGTGCCGCCCGGCCACCACGCTCGTAG
- a CDS encoding glycoside hydrolase family 6 protein gives MPTLSSLRRRSAAISVAAIAGTAAASVCLAVGGASAGAVSGSLYRDPSSAVVRWVAANPGDSRTAVIRDKIASQPQARWFANFNPSTVQSEVSGFVGAANAAQQIPVLAVYEITNRDCGGASAGGAPDLNQYQTWVSNFARGLGNQTVMIILETDSLALQTCLSGDEINARNQAITTATRTIKSANPNAKVYLDGGHSTWNSAGEQANRLRAAGVQYADGFFTNVSNFNSTSGEANFGRAIIAALAGMGIPGKRQVIDTSRNGGASGDWCADDNTDRRIGLYPTTNTGDYNIDAYLWVKPPGEADGCRFTAGSFQPDLAFSLANGAPNPPATTPPTTAPPTTAPPTTTPPTTAPPTTAPPTTPPPTGNGCSASVSVNQWSGGFTASVTVTAGSADMNGWTVTIALPGGAAVTSTWNAQASGTSGTVRFTNVSYNGRVGAGQSTNFGFQGTGTGPGATATCAVN, from the coding sequence GTGCCTACCCTCTCCTCGCTCCGCCGCAGATCGGCAGCCATCAGTGTGGCGGCCATCGCGGGCACCGCCGCCGCCAGCGTCTGCCTTGCCGTCGGCGGCGCCTCCGCCGGCGCGGTGTCCGGATCGCTCTACCGCGACCCGAGCTCGGCAGTTGTCCGTTGGGTCGCCGCCAACCCCGGCGACTCGCGTACCGCCGTCATCCGCGACAAGATCGCGAGTCAGCCGCAGGCCCGCTGGTTCGCCAACTTCAACCCGTCGACAGTCCAGTCCGAGGTCTCCGGATTCGTCGGCGCTGCCAACGCGGCGCAGCAGATCCCGGTGCTGGCGGTGTACGAAATAACCAACCGGGACTGCGGCGGGGCCAGCGCCGGTGGGGCTCCGGACCTCAACCAGTACCAGACGTGGGTGTCCAACTTCGCCAGAGGACTCGGCAACCAGACGGTCATGATCATCCTGGAAACCGACTCGCTCGCCCTGCAGACATGTTTGAGCGGCGACGAGATCAACGCACGCAACCAGGCGATCACGACGGCCACCCGGACCATCAAGTCGGCCAACCCCAACGCCAAGGTGTACCTCGACGGCGGCCACTCCACCTGGAACAGCGCGGGTGAGCAGGCCAACCGGCTCCGCGCGGCCGGCGTCCAGTACGCCGACGGCTTTTTCACAAACGTGTCGAACTTCAACTCCACCTCCGGCGAGGCGAACTTCGGCCGGGCGATCATCGCCGCCCTCGCCGGCATGGGCATCCCGGGCAAGCGCCAGGTCATCGACACCAGCCGTAACGGGGGCGCCAGCGGGGACTGGTGCGCCGACGACAACACCGACCGGCGCATCGGGTTGTACCCGACTACCAACACCGGCGACTACAACATCGACGCGTACCTCTGGGTGAAGCCGCCGGGGGAGGCGGACGGCTGCCGCTTCACGGCCGGTTCGTTCCAGCCCGACCTTGCCTTCAGCCTGGCCAACGGCGCGCCCAATCCGCCCGCAACCACGCCGCCGACCACCGCGCCCCCGACCACCGCGCCGCCGACCACAACCCCGCCGACGACCGCGCCGCCGACCACAGCTCCCCCCACCACGCCGCCACCGACGGGTAACGGCTGCTCCGCGTCGGTGTCGGTCAACCAGTGGTCCGGCGGCTTCACCGCGAGCGTGACGGTCACCGCCGGCTCCGCGGACATGAACGGCTGGACCGTGACCATCGCGCTGCCCGGCGGCGCCGCGGTCACCAGCACCTGGAACGCCCAGGCCAGCGGCACCAGCGGAACCGTCCGGTTCACCAACGTCAGCTACAACGGACGCGTCGGCGCCGGGCAGTCGACCAACTTCGGCTTCCAGGGCACCGGCACCGGCCCGGGCGCGACGGCCACCTGCGCGGTCAATTAA
- a CDS encoding MFS transporter: MAHQRRAVYALAALSAATFCYVTTEVLPIGLLTLIAPDLGRSRSEAGLLVTGYAVVVMIVALPLTRVTRRVPRRPLLAGSLGVFAAATAVSAFATSYQVLLAARLLSATTNGVFWAVVFPVAISMFPANIRGRIVARLSIGNALGPVLGVPLGTWLGGQAGWRAAFVAMAVLGFLTCIAVALLLPSVEPQQSAGDIGPTPDRHRFVVLLVATILAVTGAMGAFTYMTVFLLDVSGFAAASLGMLLFIQGSFGVVGTWAVGRVLDRFPLGVVLGLLGLITAAMLGLYAVGASKALTIPLLALAGMSFSSLIAGIQHRIMQVAPSTTDMASASLSVAFNFGLAAGSFIGAGLLTMAEVRVIPLFGGLLTAAAFALLACHEMSRRRRRGRVTVRRNPDLQPVRKSTAHT, from the coding sequence ATGGCGCACCAACGGCGCGCGGTCTATGCCCTCGCCGCGCTGTCCGCCGCCACTTTCTGTTACGTCACCACCGAGGTGCTTCCGATCGGGTTGCTTACGCTGATCGCACCGGACCTGGGACGCTCCAGGTCCGAGGCCGGTCTGCTGGTGACCGGGTACGCCGTGGTGGTCATGATTGTGGCGCTCCCGCTTACCCGGGTCACTCGGCGAGTGCCCCGGCGCCCGCTGCTCGCCGGCTCCCTCGGTGTGTTCGCCGCGGCGACGGCGGTGTCGGCCTTCGCAACCTCCTATCAGGTGTTGCTCGCCGCGCGGCTGTTGTCCGCCACCACCAACGGTGTCTTCTGGGCGGTGGTGTTCCCCGTAGCGATCTCGATGTTCCCCGCGAACATCCGAGGCCGCATCGTGGCCCGGCTGTCGATCGGTAACGCTCTCGGCCCGGTCCTCGGCGTGCCACTGGGCACCTGGTTGGGCGGGCAGGCCGGGTGGCGGGCCGCCTTCGTCGCGATGGCCGTCCTCGGTTTCCTCACTTGTATCGCGGTCGCCCTGCTCCTGCCGAGCGTCGAACCGCAACAGAGCGCGGGGGACATCGGACCAACGCCGGATCGGCACCGCTTCGTAGTGCTTCTCGTCGCCACCATCCTCGCGGTCACCGGCGCCATGGGCGCGTTCACCTACATGACCGTCTTCCTCCTCGACGTCAGCGGGTTCGCCGCAGCATCTCTCGGCATGCTGCTCTTCATCCAAGGCTCGTTCGGCGTCGTCGGCACCTGGGCGGTCGGCCGGGTCCTGGACCGGTTTCCGCTCGGTGTCGTGCTGGGTCTACTCGGGCTCATTACCGCCGCGATGCTCGGCCTCTACGCGGTTGGCGCGAGCAAGGCATTGACGATCCCGTTGCTCGCCCTGGCGGGGATGTCGTTCAGCTCGCTGATCGCGGGAATCCAGCACCGCATCATGCAGGTGGCCCCGTCGACCACCGACATGGCGTCGGCCAGCCTCAGCGTCGCGTTCAACTTCGGCCTCGCGGCCGGCTCGTTCATCGGCGCCGGCCTGCTGACGATGGCCGAGGTGCGCGTCATCCCGTTGTTCGGCGGCCTGCTGACGGCCGCGGCGTTCGCGTTGCTCGCCTGCCACGAGATGTCCCGCAGGAGAAGGAGAGGGCGAGTAACTGTCCGTCGTAATCCCGACCTACAACCGGTCAGAAAATCTACAGCTCACACTTGA